Proteins from one Mycobacterium sp. EPa45 genomic window:
- a CDS encoding heme-binding protein, which produces MLIRNLVGAGIISGAMLIGSAATAVADEPNCTAADLTQVLSGVNAGMSVYLFTHPDVNAFFTSLKGKSRDDMRVAVADYLQANPDVRDQIKAVRQPAADFRARCDAQLPDDMGPTG; this is translated from the coding sequence ATGTTGATCCGCAACTTGGTCGGCGCAGGCATCATCTCAGGCGCAATGCTGATCGGCAGTGCGGCAACCGCCGTCGCCGACGAGCCCAACTGCACGGCGGCCGACCTCACCCAGGTCCTGTCCGGCGTCAACGCCGGCATGTCGGTCTACCTGTTCACCCATCCCGACGTGAACGCCTTCTTCACCAGCCTCAAGGGAAAGTCACGCGACGATATGCGCGTTGCCGTCGCCGATTATCTGCAGGCGAACCCTGACGTCCGCGATCAGATCAAGGCCGTGCGGCAGCCGGCCGCCGACTTCCGCGCGCGTTGCGACGCACAGCTGCCCGACGACATGGGGCCGACGGGCTAG
- a CDS encoding helix-turn-helix transcriptional regulator, with protein sequence MAHDDELQAARSAYAHGDWRTAYDQFTAAQETQELSTDDLSSYGMAAWRLGYGRQSMQLSEQAFNRLNAANDVQGAAMKAVEVALQWLNGGNWAITRVWLNRARRLNEKHPDDQVLAYVLYLESALAGEEGHRDLAAELVEQLGEVTTRLNSPGFNALLSTATGVTMLPFARTTEAFAQLDEAMMPVLADQVPVDWAGDIYCAVIHECHRMADLSRMRSWFEAMEVWRQGPKVSSSWYGTTCEVHKMDLHSATKDYAHVEQRLLDALAKLGDFPSTAGQGYYELGEVRRRRGDIAGAREAFDKARDLDHDPQPGEALLRCQLGEDTAAATDLRMRIDAEHDSINRVRLLPAAVDIALARNKIDEADQCCTELEADAEKFDSPGFRAWALQARGAVLVKQSREAEALPILQDALRRYRSTQCRYDMAQVYEWMSLARRGTGDIAGAEADAANAAAIYQQLGAVSTRAVPAAAPGGLTKRELEVLAGVAAGLSNRDVAKKLFISEKTTARHLANIYVKIGVSSRTAAAAWAHENKALHGAST encoded by the coding sequence ATGGCGCACGATGACGAACTCCAGGCTGCACGCAGCGCCTACGCCCACGGCGACTGGCGCACCGCCTACGACCAGTTCACGGCAGCCCAAGAAACCCAAGAACTGAGCACCGACGACCTGTCGTCCTACGGCATGGCCGCCTGGCGACTCGGCTACGGCCGGCAGTCCATGCAGCTCTCTGAGCAGGCCTTTAACCGTCTGAACGCCGCCAACGACGTCCAGGGCGCGGCGATGAAAGCCGTCGAGGTCGCACTGCAGTGGCTCAACGGCGGCAACTGGGCGATTACCCGGGTCTGGCTCAACCGCGCCCGGCGCCTCAACGAAAAGCACCCCGACGACCAGGTCCTCGCCTACGTCCTCTATCTGGAGTCCGCCCTCGCCGGCGAGGAAGGCCACCGCGACCTGGCGGCCGAACTCGTCGAGCAGCTCGGCGAAGTCACCACCCGGCTGAACTCTCCCGGCTTCAACGCGCTGCTGTCGACGGCCACCGGCGTGACCATGCTGCCCTTCGCCCGCACCACGGAGGCCTTCGCCCAACTCGACGAGGCGATGATGCCGGTGCTCGCCGACCAGGTGCCCGTCGACTGGGCCGGCGACATCTACTGCGCGGTGATCCACGAGTGCCATCGGATGGCCGACCTGAGCCGGATGAGGAGCTGGTTCGAGGCCATGGAGGTGTGGCGCCAAGGCCCCAAGGTCTCCTCCTCCTGGTACGGCACCACCTGCGAGGTCCACAAGATGGACCTGCACAGTGCCACCAAGGACTACGCCCACGTGGAGCAGCGGCTGCTCGACGCCCTGGCCAAGCTCGGCGACTTCCCGTCCACCGCCGGGCAGGGCTACTACGAACTCGGCGAGGTGCGTCGCCGCCGGGGCGACATCGCCGGCGCCCGTGAAGCCTTCGATAAGGCCCGCGACCTCGACCACGACCCGCAGCCCGGCGAAGCGCTGCTGCGCTGCCAACTCGGCGAGGACACCGCCGCCGCGACCGACCTGCGGATGCGCATCGACGCCGAGCACGACAGCATCAACCGCGTCCGGCTGCTGCCCGCCGCCGTCGATATCGCATTGGCGCGCAACAAGATCGACGAGGCCGACCAATGCTGCACCGAACTGGAGGCAGACGCCGAGAAGTTCGACTCCCCCGGCTTCCGAGCCTGGGCGCTGCAGGCCCGCGGCGCAGTGCTGGTCAAGCAGAGCCGGGAAGCCGAAGCGCTGCCCATCTTGCAGGATGCGCTGCGCCGCTACCGCAGCACGCAGTGCCGCTATGACATGGCCCAGGTCTACGAGTGGATGTCGCTGGCCCGCCGCGGCACCGGCGACATTGCCGGCGCGGAAGCCGACGCCGCCAACGCCGCGGCCATCTATCAGCAACTCGGCGCTGTGTCGACCCGAGCCGTACCCGCCGCAGCACCCGGCGGCCTGACCAAGCGCGAACTCGAGGTGCTCGCCGGCGTCGCCGCCGGCCTGTCCAACCGCGACGTGGCCAAAAAGCTCTTCATCAGCGAGAAGACCACCGCCCGGCACCTGGCCAACATCTACGTCAAGATCGGCGTCTCGTCACGCACCGCGGCCGCCGCGTGGGCACACGAGAACAAGGCGCTGCACGGCGCCTCTACATAA
- a CDS encoding MFS transporter, producing the protein MTTRHRWLALGVLSLGVLLIGVDGTVLAVAAPIFGRDLGMSATEILWIGDIYSFVLAGLLVTMGSLGDRIGHKKLLLCSAIGFALASVVAAFAPTAGMLIAARALLGIAGASLAPSTLALIRGLFPTARERALAVGIWASVFSAGTALGPVIGGLFLEHFWWGSVFLINVPAVVILVVGGWLLLPELRDPTPGPWDPIGVALSLVGILGVVYAAKQGAAHGLHADIVAAGLVGGVSLALFVQRQLRAPHPLLDMRLFANHAFSGVIVANMLSIFGLSGVVFFLSQFFQLVDGYSPLQAGLAELPAALAAMVFGVLAGIMVRYWSQRVVLTGALASIGVALASLTLISPTTPYLPLGVALFVVGAGLGVAFAVANDVIITSVPPERAGAAAGISETAYELGMALGIALLGSVIAAVYRGLARPPGIHDDVVAHAEQSLAAAHRAAATLGGDKAHALLGAAQRAFADGLAAAAGIGSVLLLASAVAVWVCLKPPPECEILPSRCQNFEEGPVPQ; encoded by the coding sequence ATGACCACACGACACCGCTGGCTCGCGCTGGGTGTGCTCAGCCTGGGCGTACTGCTCATCGGGGTCGACGGCACCGTGCTGGCCGTCGCAGCCCCGATCTTCGGCCGGGATCTCGGAATGTCCGCCACCGAGATCCTCTGGATCGGCGACATTTACTCATTCGTCCTCGCCGGACTGCTCGTCACCATGGGCAGCCTCGGCGACCGCATCGGACACAAGAAGCTGTTGCTCTGCAGCGCAATCGGTTTCGCGCTCGCCTCGGTGGTGGCAGCCTTTGCACCGACGGCCGGAATGCTGATCGCGGCCCGCGCACTTCTGGGAATCGCGGGGGCCAGCCTGGCGCCGTCGACTCTGGCACTGATCCGCGGCCTGTTCCCGACAGCTCGGGAACGTGCTCTGGCCGTGGGCATTTGGGCATCGGTGTTCTCGGCCGGGACCGCACTCGGCCCCGTGATCGGCGGGTTGTTCCTGGAGCACTTCTGGTGGGGCTCGGTCTTTCTGATCAACGTCCCGGCGGTCGTCATTCTGGTGGTCGGCGGTTGGTTGCTGCTACCCGAGCTCCGCGACCCGACGCCGGGACCGTGGGATCCGATCGGCGTCGCGCTATCGCTGGTCGGCATCCTCGGCGTCGTCTACGCCGCCAAACAGGGCGCCGCCCATGGACTCCACGCCGACATCGTCGCCGCCGGGTTGGTGGGCGGGGTCTCGCTGGCGCTGTTCGTCCAACGCCAACTGAGGGCGCCTCACCCCCTGCTCGACATGCGTCTGTTCGCCAATCACGCGTTCTCCGGGGTCATCGTCGCCAACATGCTCTCGATCTTTGGCCTGTCCGGAGTCGTCTTCTTTCTGTCCCAGTTCTTCCAGCTGGTCGATGGATACAGTCCGCTGCAGGCCGGCCTCGCCGAATTGCCTGCCGCACTGGCCGCGATGGTGTTCGGTGTGCTCGCCGGCATCATGGTGCGGTACTGGTCGCAGCGAGTGGTCCTCACCGGCGCGCTGGCGTCGATCGGTGTGGCGTTGGCATCGCTGACGCTGATCAGCCCGACGACCCCCTATCTGCCGCTAGGCGTTGCCCTGTTCGTCGTCGGCGCAGGCCTTGGGGTGGCGTTCGCCGTGGCCAACGACGTCATCATCACCAGCGTGCCGCCGGAACGCGCCGGCGCCGCGGCGGGCATCTCCGAGACAGCGTACGAGCTGGGCATGGCCCTTGGTATCGCGTTGCTCGGCAGCGTGATTGCAGCCGTGTACCGCGGACTGGCCAGGCCGCCCGGCATCCACGACGACGTTGTGGCCCATGCCGAGCAATCGTTGGCCGCCGCCCACCGGGCCGCCGCCACGCTGGGCGGGGATAAGGCGCACGCCCTGCTGGGCGCCGCTCAACGCGCGTTCGCCGACGGGCTGGCCGCCGCCGCGGGAATCGGGTCCGTTCTGCTGCTGGCGTCGGCGGTGGCGGTGTGGGTGTGCCTCAAGCCGCCGCCCGAGTGCGAAATTCTCCCTTCTCGTTGCCAGAACTTCGAGGAAGGCCCAGTGCCGCAATGA
- a CDS encoding SNF2-related protein: MIEKRITQQLLETGQLALTERECSVLALPEHSSSIQLELESEPFLAQWSGRSRQLTGELLGERLQDYGQEGGLLRLRLVDHVYRLQLLPPGTPSQISIAAPPPVPVAKSSGAKAKRRRATVDRQFHPDTEYDWGAGADKTIGFLSTARELLAEQLKAAGFDTLDLVELRLQGEELATLDDFEELLAVDVSNVDRMPHQEAVARHALSRLRGRAVLADEVGLGKTIEAGLAIKELALRGLAKRVLILCPAPLRDQWREEMNSKFDMNFDVAARGPEIHQQDRLILSLTLGRSNAEKLTKKPWDIVIVDEAHRAAGSGARKTRDLITSLTTACRYAFFLTATPVQNDLLELYRLVELLRPGTFNSVNDFKRQFMRGYDPRTPNDPAALRRLISSVMIRTTRAQAGVDRVVRRAVDVPITLGSRENELYTLATQLLRNVMRESGDTMRRRSLALRLTASPFSMGTTALRMADRHPDARVREVLHEVGHLAMDIKTSAREDKAIQITRDWMQEHGRVLIFTQHTDTVTGLLRRMEAEGLSARSFHGSMSAGERAATIAAFRSGDAPIMISTDAGAEGQNLQFCNCVLNYDLPWNPMRIEQRIGRVDRLTQPKDEVFVANLYAQRTIDESVFRLLAEKLRMFELLFGQVTTILGELDDSKTASFETRVMEALFAESDAKMNTLLNKLGTELVDARKKASQLIAADAGMSKWMATGFEHRKELTKAGSTELAPEVSERARMRQRRVQAWVRNVLQALGAVIVHDTGSGDGAFITVKFDEEFDQELGGRTLMHLAFDRFGLEHHPDAELCAVGSPVFDELLGLLRVRGDMHATVPVIPDDIGPSPYRHAANIRLLRRRLVPSGSWSGQATFRATVGEAETTEHLITADINGHNERRLPRRPLEDGESLPPAFDTAPKVIAQFERAAKAQLEKLRRERSTLVEKEQSQELSRITTGYKAQIAEAVAEDRTRLQRALRSEEARLSRRPDIRARAKILAVTLDEDDWLVEETWQGPSGDEATLTYEWGTNEPVTVESDFSGQAIEILALCSAMHWVDESEVTHCESCARSLCEGCGDDAVFAPCAVCGQSSCAQCRRDTGGLCQTCASPERVPELDDEFSIAWKLNRGNILRVGDRVAELVRPDSTSAVIVHESDAADPQRVRLRAYARQNGLPLDCGLITRDLTGRRLQDSNTRARLHSTERVAVERSIAFDAGSSIDSKAVADLPTSAPEVPVSSEAESGLAHLLKKLRGDVVPPPRPAVLITRRSYFVDTYLEAHQIVQEDSSVNDEGVPETSDVRSAGIHWQAPSTDSPSIATAELPGLHVTLERRNEAVLVSARHANDKVGTWIACPHGFTPAEQLGAHEYLSAIGMPGGRIGKRSDEIVRIVGDFPSPSECTLQKRDIRPVAELVELTADAEIVAADNASLLALGVVSNPSAIQGISLLPSELASELIAQSTRSFTAALCNGLEVAETWQGHGTATHVYQTFDGSPLTPQVNDLGIRQSNFGVCRDGHFYAAGAAALCSSCDSWACRACDDFGQLASLTCGGCSHEVCRRCASTSHKVSPVRCLLCGDHACTDCGRDPQVAACAMCERAMCMSCRVDDLCPACDRMAPITDEQRATLPAALAAHGTTIQAGTDDHALVVLINRGRAYEQAIIRHSAVTRWVAFDRGHIDNSYSLRLSASRALQTQVVPAAQILQPESTRTDPRLVVHSKREFRSVWSAPELDASGRSPKPQPSPTDDLAAAVVELFPPLAHCPEAALQTPNRLRPVLHAMDQPSTTPLIMRWERSGFEVAITPEGISEITIVDSDEHEVTVEWGAAEPRPPWVTDAWNPEPTVREMVIGTDTEAVISSMANLVTLGVRRLEEVHWYLISMSEHAPAATLLSRQMGLGDADEVGVYTDPNKVTLSTLSNATAVAHHIEPRGQIKTGPRSVADGTNDALDAWMPGQLVVIPQFSELPQRLRGLLQTLIPPTPRSRLDIGASVTQSVTVAGGQEWRYDVVLAPGQTDARRVDHITRQILDWGGIDREGHFGSVAAQCGYCQQPVCPACTDGIVVCDCCGIAICKRCVHTPFSGMWLCHGCSSVRPPSRQEAREHGRLLFKRGMLIGVDPLHTVVVEHSKSHWEIHGPDGKKRLIANPSVARYLDQRLAEMD; this comes from the coding sequence ATGATCGAAAAGCGAATCACGCAGCAGTTGCTGGAGACTGGCCAACTCGCTCTGACCGAGCGTGAATGTTCGGTGTTGGCTCTCCCAGAGCACAGCTCAAGCATTCAACTCGAACTCGAGAGCGAACCGTTTCTCGCCCAATGGAGCGGGCGCAGCCGACAACTCACCGGCGAGCTTCTCGGTGAGCGCCTTCAGGATTACGGTCAAGAGGGTGGCCTGCTGCGGCTGCGCCTCGTCGATCATGTGTATCGACTGCAGCTTCTGCCTCCCGGTACCCCCAGCCAAATCAGTATTGCAGCACCACCACCTGTCCCTGTCGCCAAATCGAGCGGGGCGAAGGCGAAACGACGCCGAGCGACGGTAGACCGCCAGTTCCACCCAGACACTGAATATGACTGGGGCGCAGGGGCAGACAAAACTATCGGCTTTCTCAGCACGGCACGCGAACTGCTGGCCGAACAGCTGAAGGCCGCTGGTTTCGACACACTCGACCTTGTCGAGCTACGCCTTCAGGGCGAAGAGCTAGCAACACTCGACGATTTCGAGGAACTCTTGGCGGTCGACGTCTCGAATGTCGACCGGATGCCTCACCAGGAGGCGGTGGCACGACACGCGTTGTCGCGACTTCGTGGCCGAGCCGTCCTCGCTGATGAAGTCGGTTTGGGTAAGACGATCGAGGCTGGGCTCGCCATCAAGGAACTCGCGCTGCGCGGTCTCGCGAAGAGGGTCCTTATATTGTGCCCAGCACCTTTGCGCGACCAGTGGCGTGAGGAGATGAACAGCAAGTTTGACATGAACTTCGACGTCGCCGCCCGTGGCCCTGAGATCCACCAGCAGGACAGGTTGATCCTCAGCTTGACGCTGGGCCGAAGCAACGCAGAGAAGCTCACAAAGAAGCCGTGGGACATTGTCATCGTCGACGAGGCTCACCGCGCGGCCGGCTCTGGCGCGCGCAAGACTCGCGACCTCATCACTTCACTAACTACCGCGTGCCGGTACGCCTTCTTTCTTACCGCGACGCCGGTCCAGAACGATCTACTCGAGCTCTACCGGCTGGTCGAGCTATTGCGTCCTGGCACTTTCAACTCGGTAAACGATTTCAAGCGCCAGTTCATGCGCGGCTACGACCCACGCACGCCAAACGACCCCGCCGCCCTACGGCGACTCATCAGCAGCGTGATGATCCGGACCACCCGGGCCCAAGCAGGAGTCGACCGAGTGGTGCGTCGCGCCGTCGATGTCCCCATCACGCTCGGGTCTCGTGAGAACGAACTGTATACGCTGGCAACGCAACTGCTTCGCAACGTAATGCGTGAATCGGGCGACACAATGCGGCGTCGCAGCCTTGCATTACGGTTGACGGCCAGTCCTTTCTCGATGGGAACCACAGCACTCAGAATGGCGGACCGCCATCCCGACGCCCGCGTGCGCGAAGTGCTGCACGAAGTTGGTCACCTTGCGATGGACATCAAAACGTCGGCCCGGGAAGACAAGGCAATTCAGATAACGCGGGATTGGATGCAGGAGCATGGCCGTGTCCTGATATTCACCCAGCACACGGATACAGTCACCGGGTTGCTTCGACGGATGGAAGCCGAAGGGCTCAGCGCGCGATCGTTTCACGGCTCGATGTCTGCCGGCGAACGTGCAGCTACGATAGCTGCTTTCAGATCCGGTGACGCCCCCATCATGATCTCGACGGACGCCGGAGCGGAAGGTCAAAACCTCCAGTTCTGCAACTGCGTTCTGAACTACGACTTGCCTTGGAATCCAATGCGCATCGAGCAGCGCATAGGTCGCGTGGATCGCCTGACGCAGCCCAAAGATGAGGTGTTCGTCGCCAACCTCTACGCTCAACGAACAATCGACGAAAGCGTCTTCCGGCTGCTAGCTGAGAAGCTTCGCATGTTCGAGCTGCTCTTCGGGCAGGTCACCACGATTCTCGGTGAACTCGACGACTCAAAGACTGCGAGCTTCGAAACACGCGTCATGGAGGCCCTATTCGCCGAGAGCGACGCGAAAATGAATACTCTACTTAACAAGCTGGGCACTGAGCTTGTCGACGCTCGCAAGAAGGCATCGCAACTAATCGCCGCAGATGCCGGTATGAGCAAGTGGATGGCGACGGGTTTCGAGCATCGCAAAGAGCTTACGAAGGCGGGCAGCACGGAGCTGGCTCCCGAGGTTAGCGAGCGTGCACGGATGCGCCAGCGTCGGGTACAGGCATGGGTGAGGAATGTTCTCCAAGCGCTCGGCGCGGTCATTGTGCACGACACTGGCAGCGGTGATGGAGCATTCATTACTGTGAAGTTCGACGAGGAATTCGATCAGGAACTTGGCGGCCGCACTCTCATGCATTTGGCGTTCGACCGCTTCGGACTGGAACACCATCCTGATGCTGAACTGTGCGCTGTCGGATCACCGGTCTTCGACGAGCTGCTTGGCCTGCTCCGTGTACGCGGGGACATGCACGCGACCGTGCCGGTGATCCCCGATGACATCGGACCTAGCCCGTATCGACATGCCGCCAACATCCGACTGCTCCGCCGGCGTCTCGTACCTTCCGGCTCATGGAGCGGGCAAGCGACGTTCCGAGCGACAGTGGGCGAAGCCGAGACAACTGAGCACCTCATCACGGCGGACATCAACGGGCACAACGAACGCCGACTCCCACGACGTCCACTCGAGGACGGAGAATCACTGCCGCCGGCATTCGACACCGCTCCGAAAGTAATCGCTCAGTTTGAACGTGCAGCGAAGGCCCAGCTCGAAAAGCTTCGTCGTGAACGCTCGACGCTGGTGGAGAAGGAGCAAAGTCAAGAGCTATCTCGAATCACCACAGGTTACAAAGCTCAGATAGCCGAGGCAGTCGCGGAGGATCGGACACGCCTGCAACGCGCTCTGCGCTCCGAGGAGGCTCGCCTCAGTCGGCGTCCAGACATACGCGCTAGAGCCAAGATCCTCGCGGTAACCCTCGACGAAGACGACTGGTTGGTCGAAGAGACTTGGCAGGGGCCCAGCGGCGACGAAGCTACGTTGACCTACGAGTGGGGTACCAATGAACCCGTAACGGTGGAGAGCGACTTCTCCGGTCAAGCAATCGAGATACTTGCGCTCTGCTCCGCAATGCATTGGGTCGACGAATCAGAAGTAACCCATTGCGAGTCGTGTGCCCGCTCATTGTGCGAGGGTTGCGGCGACGATGCGGTCTTCGCACCATGCGCCGTATGTGGACAGTCGAGCTGTGCTCAATGCCGCCGCGATACAGGGGGGCTCTGCCAAACGTGTGCCTCACCGGAGCGCGTGCCTGAACTGGATGACGAATTTTCTATCGCTTGGAAGCTCAACCGAGGCAACATCCTTCGAGTGGGCGATCGAGTCGCCGAATTGGTCCGACCCGACTCAACTTCAGCGGTTATTGTTCACGAGTCTGACGCGGCCGACCCCCAACGGGTCCGCCTGCGTGCGTACGCAAGACAGAACGGCCTGCCGTTGGACTGCGGCCTTATTACTCGGGACCTGACCGGGCGTCGATTGCAAGACAGCAATACGCGGGCCCGGCTGCATAGCACCGAAAGGGTCGCGGTCGAACGGTCGATTGCTTTCGATGCCGGTTCGTCGATCGACAGCAAGGCCGTAGCCGACCTACCGACCTCGGCACCGGAGGTTCCTGTCAGCTCCGAAGCGGAGTCCGGACTTGCCCATCTGTTGAAGAAGCTACGCGGTGATGTCGTGCCGCCACCACGTCCGGCCGTGTTGATCACGCGCCGTTCGTATTTCGTGGACACCTATCTTGAAGCACATCAGATCGTGCAGGAGGACTCCTCCGTCAACGACGAAGGAGTCCCCGAGACATCAGATGTGCGGAGTGCCGGCATTCACTGGCAGGCGCCATCGACTGACAGTCCTTCAATCGCCACTGCCGAACTCCCCGGACTTCACGTGACTTTGGAACGCAGGAACGAGGCGGTGCTAGTCAGCGCTCGCCACGCGAACGACAAAGTCGGCACGTGGATCGCATGCCCGCATGGATTCACACCTGCGGAACAGTTGGGTGCTCACGAATATCTCTCCGCGATCGGGATGCCGGGAGGACGGATCGGTAAGCGAAGTGACGAGATTGTTCGAATAGTCGGAGACTTCCCGTCGCCGTCGGAATGCACATTACAGAAACGAGACATACGTCCGGTCGCAGAGCTGGTCGAGCTCACTGCCGATGCAGAAATCGTCGCAGCCGACAACGCTTCGCTTCTGGCGCTGGGCGTGGTTTCCAATCCATCAGCAATACAGGGTATCTCCTTACTGCCGAGTGAATTGGCCTCGGAGCTGATCGCCCAGAGCACGCGTAGCTTTACTGCTGCGCTGTGCAATGGTCTGGAAGTTGCGGAGACCTGGCAAGGACACGGCACCGCAACGCACGTCTACCAGACATTCGATGGCTCTCCGCTGACTCCCCAGGTAAACGACCTCGGAATCCGGCAATCGAATTTCGGGGTGTGTCGGGACGGACACTTCTACGCCGCCGGAGCGGCTGCCCTGTGCTCATCTTGTGATTCTTGGGCATGTCGCGCCTGTGACGACTTCGGCCAGCTGGCCTCGCTTACATGTGGGGGTTGTTCACATGAGGTTTGCCGACGATGCGCATCTACTAGCCACAAAGTCTCCCCGGTTCGATGCCTTCTGTGTGGTGACCACGCCTGCACCGATTGCGGTCGGGACCCGCAGGTCGCTGCATGCGCGATGTGCGAACGAGCCATGTGCATGTCGTGCCGAGTGGACGATCTTTGCCCAGCCTGCGACAGGATGGCACCGATAACAGACGAGCAGCGGGCGACGCTGCCTGCAGCTCTCGCGGCGCACGGGACAACGATTCAAGCAGGTACGGACGACCACGCGCTTGTGGTCCTCATCAACCGCGGACGGGCCTACGAGCAAGCCATCATCCGCCACAGCGCTGTTACACGGTGGGTTGCGTTCGACCGCGGTCACATCGACAACTCGTACTCCTTGCGCTTGTCGGCAAGTCGCGCGCTGCAGACTCAGGTCGTCCCGGCTGCCCAAATACTCCAGCCCGAGTCGACACGCACAGACCCTCGGCTCGTCGTGCACTCGAAACGCGAATTCCGCTCGGTCTGGTCGGCTCCAGAGCTCGATGCCTCCGGGAGAAGCCCCAAACCACAACCGTCTCCTACGGATGACCTAGCTGCAGCTGTCGTAGAACTATTCCCGCCGTTGGCGCACTGTCCGGAGGCGGCCCTGCAGACGCCGAATCGGCTTAGGCCCGTCCTGCACGCTATGGACCAGCCCTCGACCACTCCGCTGATCATGCGCTGGGAGCGTTCGGGTTTCGAGGTTGCGATCACGCCTGAGGGAATCAGCGAGATAACCATTGTTGACTCGGACGAGCACGAGGTCACCGTAGAGTGGGGTGCGGCCGAGCCGCGGCCGCCGTGGGTGACTGATGCATGGAATCCCGAGCCGACGGTCCGGGAGATGGTCATCGGAACTGACACCGAGGCAGTCATTTCCAGCATGGCGAACCTGGTCACGCTCGGTGTGCGCCGCCTCGAAGAGGTGCACTGGTACCTGATTTCAATGTCTGAGCATGCGCCTGCCGCCACGCTACTGTCGCGGCAGATGGGCTTGGGTGACGCCGACGAGGTCGGTGTCTACACCGATCCGAACAAGGTCACTTTGTCTACTCTCTCGAACGCCACGGCGGTTGCTCACCACATCGAGCCGCGTGGACAGATCAAGACCGGGCCAAGGTCGGTCGCGGACGGCACGAACGATGCCCTCGACGCGTGGATGCCGGGCCAACTGGTTGTCATCCCGCAGTTCAGTGAGCTACCGCAACGGCTTCGAGGCCTGTTGCAGACGCTCATCCCGCCGACGCCGCGGAGCCGCCTGGATATTGGTGCATCGGTAACGCAGAGCGTCACTGTTGCCGGCGGCCAAGAGTGGCGTTATGACGTCGTCCTCGCGCCCGGCCAGACCGACGCCCGCCGAGTTGATCACATCACCAGGCAGATTCTCGATTGGGGTGGGATTGACCGGGAGGGGCATTTCGGATCAGTTGCTGCCCAATGCGGTTACTGCCAACAGCCAGTCTGCCCCGCATGCACAGACGGCATTGTCGTGTGTGATTGCTGCGGGATCGCCATTTGCAAGAGATGCGTACACACGCCATTCAGCGGAATGTGGCTCTGCCACGGGTGTTCGTCGGTGCGTCCGCCTAGCCGTCAAGAGGCTCGCGAACACGGGCGACTCTTGTTTAAGCGTGGCATGCTCATTGGCGTCGATCCTCTGCATACCGTCGTGGTCGAACACTCGAAGTCCCACTGGGAAATTCACGGTCCGGACGGAAAAAAGCGCCTGATCGCCAATCCGTCAGTAGCTCGATATCTCGACCAACGATTGGCGGAGATGGACTAG
- a CDS encoding DUF6308 family protein produces MTKFRFDLAEWFSDNADQVRSDLAGYFGGGKQPFTGRWFEEFAAIGDPNRFEASDLLAVEALSVTVPTEAGASLLVAESERFNSLLRDIPREQNLWEVSRLDVNVGSAADRLHAELRTLPGIEWVIAGKLMAAKRPKLIPILDNEVRNYLKPPKNLFWVAMHDELSDPARREVIAEACQAAPAHVSLLRRMDVALWRAARRGAPR; encoded by the coding sequence ATGACAAAGTTTCGGTTCGACCTAGCCGAGTGGTTCTCCGACAACGCGGACCAAGTCCGCAGTGACTTAGCCGGTTATTTCGGAGGAGGGAAGCAACCCTTCACCGGACGATGGTTCGAGGAGTTTGCGGCCATAGGAGATCCGAACCGCTTTGAAGCTTCGGACCTACTGGCTGTTGAAGCGCTGAGCGTGACGGTGCCCACCGAGGCTGGAGCGTCGCTTCTCGTCGCAGAGAGCGAGCGCTTCAACTCGCTGCTCAGGGACATCCCCCGCGAGCAGAACCTCTGGGAGGTGAGTCGGCTGGATGTCAACGTGGGAAGCGCCGCCGACAGATTGCACGCGGAGCTGCGCACCTTGCCGGGTATCGAGTGGGTCATCGCGGGCAAGCTGATGGCGGCGAAACGCCCCAAGCTGATTCCGATCCTCGACAATGAGGTCCGCAACTACCTGAAACCTCCGAAGAACCTCTTTTGGGTGGCTATGCATGACGAGTTATCGGATCCTGCACGCCGCGAAGTAATCGCGGAGGCTTGCCAGGCCGCGCCTGCGCACGTGAGTCTGCTGAGGCGAATGGACGTTGCGCTATGGCGGGCAGCCCGGCGTGGTGCTCCCCGATAA